The following are encoded together in the Mesoterricola sediminis genome:
- a CDS encoding ATP-binding protein codes for MPAFLALVLILAVLRNSGVYENSILLGFGNLVLTGGGSAAVAWLLWRAFLAQGNPGMLLLGCGAAAWGASGLASLVGGYGPNVLITVHNLAILLSALFQLGGALYPPGAPGVPPERRPGLVAAGAAAVAFGIGLVVVATLQGATVPFFIPGEGGTLIRQMVLIAAMGALAITAVAVGRPGFGDGSPFSAWYGLAVWMVLIGLLGILLQRQAATWLGWVGRVAQFLGGAFLLLAALSADAEAPRLPTRGLPSLYRYGVACVAVAAAFALHLPFGFELETGIALMLFIPAPGLSALYGGLGPGLAATLASAILANYFWMGPRGFTLPRTSEGLALAVFVLSCLTLVLATTALQQAHARAAKAEADSREAAERARGEAALRETVRQLTRTNRELELFAYVASHDLQEPLRMVRAYVGRLEHCLGADLDGRARQYLTIVQEAAGTLSVLIEDLLAYARLGWQVTETAPVDLGVCAARALRGLEAQVEAAGARVELDALPRASGDAALLTQVFHNLLANALKFRKGPGPRIRVGARAGAVFVQDDGIGLDPAHAERIFEVFQRLHPRERFPGSGIGLSLCKKIVEGHGGRIWVESAPGEGATFFFQLPGPEDPA; via the coding sequence GTGCCGGCCTTCCTGGCCCTCGTTCTCATCCTGGCCGTCCTCCGGAATTCAGGAGTGTATGAAAATTCAATACTCCTGGGCTTCGGCAACCTGGTCCTGACCGGGGGCGGATCCGCCGCGGTGGCGTGGCTGCTCTGGCGGGCCTTCCTCGCCCAGGGGAACCCGGGCATGCTCCTCCTGGGCTGCGGGGCCGCGGCCTGGGGCGCGTCCGGCCTGGCCTCCCTCGTCGGCGGCTACGGGCCCAATGTCCTCATCACGGTCCACAACCTGGCGATCCTCCTGTCGGCCCTGTTCCAGCTCGGCGGCGCCCTCTACCCGCCGGGGGCGCCGGGGGTCCCGCCCGAGCGGCGGCCGGGGCTGGTGGCGGCCGGGGCCGCCGCCGTGGCCTTCGGAATCGGGCTGGTGGTCGTGGCCACCCTCCAGGGGGCCACGGTGCCCTTTTTCATTCCGGGGGAGGGCGGCACCCTCATCCGCCAGATGGTCCTGATCGCGGCCATGGGCGCGCTGGCGATCACCGCCGTGGCCGTGGGCCGCCCCGGTTTCGGGGACGGATCCCCGTTCAGCGCCTGGTATGGCCTGGCCGTGTGGATGGTGCTCATCGGGCTGCTGGGCATCCTGCTCCAGCGCCAGGCGGCGACCTGGCTCGGCTGGGTGGGCCGGGTCGCCCAGTTCCTGGGCGGCGCTTTCCTCCTCCTCGCCGCCCTCTCGGCGGACGCCGAGGCGCCGCGCCTCCCCACCCGCGGGCTGCCCAGCCTCTACCGGTACGGCGTGGCCTGCGTGGCCGTGGCCGCGGCCTTCGCCCTGCACCTGCCCTTCGGGTTCGAACTGGAGACCGGCATCGCCCTCATGCTCTTCATCCCCGCGCCGGGCCTTTCCGCCCTGTACGGGGGCCTGGGGCCGGGCCTCGCGGCCACCCTCGCCTCGGCCATCCTCGCCAACTACTTCTGGATGGGACCCCGCGGCTTCACCCTCCCCCGGACCTCCGAGGGCCTGGCCCTGGCGGTCTTCGTCCTGTCCTGCCTGACCCTCGTCCTGGCCACCACCGCCCTGCAGCAGGCCCATGCCCGCGCGGCCAAGGCCGAGGCCGATTCCCGGGAGGCCGCGGAACGGGCCCGGGGCGAGGCCGCCCTGCGGGAGACGGTGCGCCAGCTGACCCGAACCAACCGGGAACTGGAACTCTTCGCCTACGTGGCCAGTCACGACCTCCAGGAACCGCTGCGCATGGTCCGGGCCTACGTGGGCCGGCTCGAGCACTGCCTGGGGGCGGACCTGGACGGCCGCGCCCGGCAATACCTGACCATCGTCCAGGAGGCGGCGGGCACCCTGTCCGTCCTCATCGAGGACCTCCTCGCCTATGCGCGCCTGGGTTGGCAGGTCACGGAGACCGCGCCGGTGGACCTGGGCGTCTGCGCCGCCCGGGCCCTGCGGGGGCTGGAGGCCCAGGTGGAGGCCGCCGGGGCCCGGGTCGAGCTCGACGCCCTTCCGCGGGCGAGCGGGGACGCGGCCCTCCTCACCCAGGTCTTCCACAATCTCCTGGCCAACGCCCTCAAGTTCCGGAAGGGGCCGGGCCCCAGGATCCGCGTGGGCGCCCGCGCCGGCGCGGTCTTCGTCCAGGACGACGGAATCGGCCTGGACCCGGCCCACGCGGAGCGGATCTTCGAGGTCTTCCAGCGGCTGCACCCCCGCGAGCGCTTCCCGGGCAGCGGCATCGGCCTCTCCCTCTGCAAGAAGATCGTGGAAGGCCATGGCGGCCGGATCTGGGTGGAGTCCGCGCCCGGGGAGGGCGCGACCTTCTTCTTTCAACTTCCTGGACCGGAGGACCCCGCGTGA
- a CDS encoding response regulator, which produces MKHLLMVDDNRGDALLLEEALETTGWGGRLERIADGSAALARLQTGPRPDLLVLDLNLPGWGGRELLARLQGRPDLAGIPAVVFSGSPWEEAALVAEGFPAGRYLVKPDSFDGFVGIANILMNIMGKA; this is translated from the coding sequence GTGAAGCATCTCCTCATGGTGGACGACAACCGGGGCGACGCCCTGCTCCTGGAGGAGGCCCTGGAGACCACGGGCTGGGGCGGCCGGCTGGAACGCATCGCCGATGGCTCCGCGGCCCTGGCGCGGCTGCAGACCGGTCCCCGGCCGGACCTGCTGGTCCTGGACCTGAACCTGCCCGGCTGGGGCGGGCGGGAGCTCCTGGCCCGGCTCCAGGGCCGGCCCGATCTGGCCGGGATTCCGGCGGTGGTGTTCAGTGGGAGCCCCTGGGAGGAGGCCGCCCTGGTGGCCGAAGGGTTCCCCGCGGGCCGCTACCTGGTCAAGCCGGATTCCTTTGACGGCTTCGTCGGGATCGCCAATATCCTGATGAATATCATGGGTAAGGCCTGA
- a CDS encoding lysophospholipid acyltransferase family protein translates to MTPRRGRTLTSLRLLAALGGTLWTAATVGGARAPEEALHRWSRRLLKHLGVTADLTGPIPEGAPLWVSNHLSWLDPVVFLALRPSGALAKLEVAGYPLVGAGARLAGLRFVDRDNPFSRATALRALARDLGRGRSFLLFPEGTTTSGQGLAPLREGGLRMAYRLGIPVLPFRLDSPDRHYPWTGDATLMPHLRALAEAGATHVAVTPGPRLHPQDYPDADAFVAALRSHLQGS, encoded by the coding sequence GTGACCCCCCGCCGCGGCCGGACCCTGACCTCCCTGCGGCTCCTGGCCGCCCTGGGGGGGACCCTCTGGACGGCGGCCACCGTGGGGGGCGCCCGGGCCCCGGAGGAGGCCCTCCATCGGTGGTCCCGCAGGCTGCTCAAGCACCTGGGGGTGACGGCGGACCTGACAGGACCCATCCCCGAGGGCGCGCCCCTGTGGGTGTCCAACCACTTGAGCTGGCTGGATCCCGTGGTCTTCCTCGCCCTGCGCCCCTCCGGCGCCCTGGCCAAGCTGGAGGTGGCGGGCTACCCCCTGGTGGGGGCGGGCGCGCGTCTGGCGGGCCTCCGGTTCGTGGACCGGGACAACCCCTTCAGCCGCGCCACGGCCCTCCGGGCCCTGGCGCGGGACCTGGGCCGGGGCCGGTCCTTCCTCCTCTTCCCCGAAGGGACGACCACCTCGGGCCAGGGCCTGGCCCCGCTGCGGGAGGGGGGCCTGCGCATGGCCTACCGCCTGGGCATCCCGGTGCTGCCCTTCCGCCTCGACAGCCCCGACCGCCACTACCCCTGGACCGGCGACGCCACCCTCATGCCCCACCTGCGGGCCCTCGCCGAGGCAGGGGCGACCCATGTGGCGGTGACGCCGGGGCCCCGGCTCCACCCCCAGGACTACCCGGACGCGGATGCCTTCGTGGCAGCCCTTCGGAGCCACCTGCAAGGCAGTTGA
- a CDS encoding arginase family protein: MRPDDLLASLASGVTPFMGLPLAPAPAPVPGVVLGVPFDGGVLNRPGARLGPWALRAATLGLGRVAMPARLQGPDDFPRTLAALDWVDGGNIPTPPFSLGGALAAVETAVGAWSAQGARTLLLGGDHLMTLGALRALARRHGPLGLMHLDAHPDAGTGAAWGTEHHHGTWLRSAIQEGLVDPRHTVQLGIRAPRFDSEELVFLLDAGVRIWTPLDLRDPRLATQLQGDIARVGQKPAYVSVDLDVLDPAFCPAVAEPVPGGLSVLDLFALLAHARRWSWVGADLMELAPTLEGAGESARVAAHAALQLLS, encoded by the coding sequence TTGAGACCCGACGACCTCCTGGCCTCCCTCGCGTCCGGCGTGACGCCCTTCATGGGCCTCCCCCTCGCCCCCGCGCCGGCGCCCGTCCCCGGCGTCGTCCTGGGCGTCCCCTTCGACGGCGGGGTGCTGAACCGCCCCGGGGCCCGCCTCGGCCCCTGGGCCCTGCGGGCGGCGACCCTGGGCCTGGGGCGGGTCGCCATGCCGGCCCGCCTCCAGGGGCCCGACGACTTCCCCCGCACCCTGGCCGCCCTGGACTGGGTGGACGGGGGCAACATCCCCACCCCGCCCTTCTCCCTGGGCGGGGCCCTCGCGGCCGTGGAAACGGCGGTGGGGGCCTGGTCGGCCCAGGGGGCCCGCACCCTCCTGCTGGGCGGCGACCACCTCATGACGCTGGGGGCGCTGCGGGCCCTGGCGCGCCGGCACGGCCCCCTCGGCCTCATGCACCTGGACGCCCATCCCGACGCGGGCACCGGCGCGGCGTGGGGCACCGAGCACCACCACGGCACCTGGCTCCGGAGCGCGATCCAGGAAGGCCTGGTGGACCCCCGGCACACCGTCCAGCTGGGAATCCGCGCCCCGCGCTTCGACAGCGAGGAGCTGGTCTTCCTCCTGGACGCGGGGGTGCGCATCTGGACCCCCCTGGACCTGCGCGACCCGCGGCTGGCGACCCAGCTCCAGGGGGACATCGCCCGGGTCGGCCAGAAACCGGCCTACGTGAGCGTGGACCTGGACGTCCTGGACCCCGCCTTCTGCCCGGCCGTGGCCGAGCCGGTGCCCGGGGGGCTCTCCGTGCTCGACCTGTTCGCCCTCCTCGCCCACGCCCGCCGGTGGTCCTGGGTGGGGGCGGACCTCATGGAGCTGGCGCCCACCCTGGAAGGGGCCGGCGAGAGCGCCCGGGTCGCCGCCCACGCCGCCCTTCAATTACTCAGTTAA
- a CDS encoding GNAT family N-acetyltransferase: MTVPMQEIQAGPGVARYEVRPMRPSDYPHLRRLEREIWSQDGVGELCPYYQRLCTDIYPDWCFIAMDGDRPAGYVLNFPNGKVNYCATLAVHPDYQKTRVNYLLIRALVRKLLDENMEACTFLVEPDNHEARAVHASLGARVVAEKPDYYREGDLRLWSVIDQQDLERLRARYTRLKLVS; encoded by the coding sequence ATGACCGTCCCCATGCAGGAAATCCAGGCGGGCCCAGGCGTTGCCCGCTACGAGGTCCGGCCCATGCGGCCCTCGGACTACCCGCACCTGCGCCGCCTGGAGCGCGAGATCTGGTCCCAGGACGGGGTCGGGGAACTCTGCCCGTACTACCAGCGGCTCTGCACGGACATCTACCCGGACTGGTGCTTCATCGCCATGGACGGGGACCGGCCCGCGGGCTACGTCCTCAACTTCCCCAACGGCAAGGTGAACTACTGCGCCACCCTGGCGGTCCACCCCGACTACCAGAAGACCCGGGTGAACTACCTCCTGATCCGCGCCCTGGTCCGCAAGCTCCTGGACGAGAACATGGAGGCCTGCACGTTCCTGGTGGAGCCCGACAACCACGAGGCCCGCGCGGTCCACGCGTCCCTGGGCGCGCGGGTGGTCGCGGAGAAGCCCGACTACTACCGGGAGGGGGACCTCAGGCTCTGGTCGGTCATCGACCAGCAGGACCTGGAGCGCCTCCGGGCGCGCTACACCCGGCTCAAGCTGGTCTCGTGA
- a CDS encoding GGDEF domain-containing protein: protein MVPLSSLSHAAARRQAPAASQEEAGRGLADLGAALRGILGEDRLKPAFQPIVDLATGEIHAFEGLIRGPSDSLLQSPASLFKVAGLTGQLFDLERACCRTLATAFAASGAPWKLFLNLSPGSLTASVQRALVPLRRLEELGLDPGRIVIELTEALPVQDLGDLARAIGVFRQMGFAIALDDLGEGFSSLRLWSELRPEYVKVDMHFIQGVSRDPVKHQFLRSLCDIAAKTGARVVGEGVEFEADFAVIQELGLPFGQGYLFGRPEPEPVPRTPAHLFRRRGRVQDGSAWLRDAGGTAARLTLDIAPVDPGTPNLAIERRFLEDRELQSIPVVRDGVPVGLINRHVFMDLLFRPFSREIHGKRPVESLMDRNILVLDHRTSLHDLSRLIVESDRRHILHGFILTRDGVYAGMGSGHDLMREITQMQIRSARYANPLTGLPGNVPINEHLDDLLRQGLPFTAAYCDLDHFKPYNDVYGYREGDEVIHWTGELLSSACRPDLDFVGHVGGDDFILVFRSPDWRERCEGLLAAFEAGRTRFFGAADLARGGYLGEDRRHQPVLHPLVSLSIGAVEVRPGAFHTHHEVAAAAAVAKKEAKRLEGSSLFVERRAPVTGFFQERCGTQSA, encoded by the coding sequence ATGGTCCCTCTCTCGTCCCTGTCCCACGCGGCGGCCCGCCGCCAGGCGCCGGCCGCCTCCCAGGAGGAGGCAGGCCGCGGCCTCGCCGACCTGGGCGCCGCCCTCCGGGGGATCCTCGGGGAGGACCGCCTCAAGCCGGCCTTCCAGCCCATCGTGGACCTCGCCACGGGCGAAATCCACGCCTTCGAGGGGCTCATCCGCGGGCCCTCGGATTCCCTGCTCCAGTCCCCGGCCAGCCTCTTCAAGGTGGCGGGGCTGACCGGCCAGCTCTTCGACCTGGAACGGGCCTGCTGCCGCACCCTGGCCACCGCCTTCGCCGCCTCGGGGGCGCCCTGGAAGCTCTTCCTGAACCTCAGCCCCGGCAGCCTCACGGCCTCCGTCCAGCGGGCCCTGGTGCCCCTGCGCCGGCTGGAGGAGCTGGGCCTGGACCCGGGCCGGATCGTCATCGAGCTCACCGAGGCCCTGCCCGTCCAGGACCTGGGGGACCTGGCCCGGGCCATCGGCGTCTTCCGGCAGATGGGCTTCGCCATCGCCCTGGACGACCTGGGGGAGGGCTTCTCCAGCCTCCGCCTCTGGTCCGAGCTCCGGCCCGAGTATGTGAAGGTGGACATGCACTTCATCCAGGGCGTGAGCCGGGATCCGGTCAAGCACCAGTTCCTGCGCTCCCTCTGCGACATCGCCGCCAAGACCGGCGCCCGCGTGGTGGGCGAAGGGGTCGAGTTCGAGGCGGATTTCGCGGTGATCCAGGAGCTGGGCCTCCCCTTCGGGCAGGGCTACCTCTTCGGGCGGCCCGAGCCCGAGCCGGTCCCCCGAACCCCGGCCCACCTCTTCCGCCGGCGGGGGCGGGTGCAGGACGGCTCCGCCTGGCTCCGGGACGCCGGCGGCACGGCCGCCCGGCTCACCCTGGACATCGCGCCCGTGGACCCGGGCACGCCCAACCTGGCCATCGAGCGCCGCTTCCTGGAGGACCGGGAACTGCAGTCCATCCCCGTGGTCCGGGACGGCGTGCCCGTGGGCCTCATCAACCGCCACGTGTTCATGGATCTCCTGTTCCGGCCCTTCTCCCGGGAGATCCACGGCAAGCGGCCGGTGGAGTCCCTGATGGACCGCAACATCCTGGTCCTGGACCACCGCACGAGCCTGCACGACCTGAGCCGCCTCATCGTGGAGTCGGACCGCCGCCACATCCTCCACGGCTTCATCCTCACCCGGGACGGCGTCTACGCGGGCATGGGCAGCGGGCACGACCTGATGCGGGAGATCACCCAGATGCAGATCCGCTCCGCGCGCTACGCCAACCCCCTCACGGGGCTGCCCGGGAACGTGCCCATCAACGAGCACCTGGACGACCTCCTGCGCCAGGGCCTCCCCTTCACCGCCGCCTACTGCGACCTGGACCACTTCAAGCCCTACAACGACGTGTACGGCTACCGGGAGGGGGACGAGGTGATCCACTGGACCGGGGAGCTGCTTTCCTCCGCCTGCCGCCCGGACCTGGACTTCGTGGGCCACGTGGGCGGGGACGACTTCATCCTCGTCTTCCGGAGCCCCGACTGGCGCGAACGCTGCGAGGGCCTGCTGGCGGCCTTCGAGGCGGGGCGGACGCGGTTCTTCGGGGCGGCGGACCTGGCCCGCGGCGGCTACCTGGGCGAGGACCGGCGCCACCAGCCGGTCCTGCACCCCCTGGTGAGCCTCTCCATCGGCGCCGTCGAGGTGCGGCCGGGCGCCTTCCACACCCACCACGAGGTCGCCGCCGCCGCGGCCGTGGCCAAGAAGGAGGCGAAGCGCCTCGAGGGGAGCTCCCTGTTCGTGGAGCGCCGGGCGCCGGTCACAGGATTTTTCCAGGAAAGATGCGGCACGCAAAGCGCCTGA
- a CDS encoding YfiR family protein: MSYLVHLLCLAPALNAAPPAIAPAELIPFLKVISVSAGAPGRVACRDLDLAMALKKGGISPDAKAPLAWAANRSQLEAYLAEGKLVIAGDPALLDAGAAIAIAREAGRPVLLIHSRNLAASGVGVSDALLKIAKVR, encoded by the coding sequence ATGAGCTATTTGGTCCATCTCCTCTGCCTCGCCCCGGCCCTGAACGCGGCCCCGCCCGCCATCGCCCCCGCAGAGCTCATTCCCTTCCTCAAGGTCATCTCGGTCAGCGCCGGGGCGCCGGGCCGCGTGGCCTGCCGCGACCTGGACCTGGCCATGGCCCTCAAGAAGGGCGGCATTTCCCCCGACGCCAAGGCGCCGCTCGCCTGGGCCGCCAACCGGAGCCAACTGGAGGCCTACCTGGCCGAAGGCAAGCTGGTGATCGCCGGCGACCCCGCCCTGCTGGACGCGGGGGCCGCGATCGCCATCGCCCGGGAAGCGGGCCGCCCCGTGCTCCTCATCCACAGCCGGAACCTCGCCGCCAGCGGGGTGGGCGTCTCGGACGCCCTCCTCAAGATCGCCAAGGTCCGCTGA
- a CDS encoding inorganic phosphate transporter, which produces MILSLILIVLLSWAIDYINGFHDTANAIATVVSTGVLSARNAIVMAAILNFGGALLGTHVATTIAKGIADAQFVVPQVIIAALVASIFWGLLTWYFGIPSSTSHSLMGGLAGAVVAHAGWHSLHWTKLEEIAAFIVISPVLGFFMGMILIVVILWIFRRVSQNRVNVMFRKLQLVSASAMAFTHGQNDAQKAMGIICLALIIYGKLHVAPGHAMVVPLWVKIGCATMMALGTASGGWKIIKTMGSKIVKLRPIHGFAAETAAAIVLFTTAHFGIPVSTTHSITGAIMGVGASMNASAVRWGVAGNIMVAWVLTIPASALAAAGCFKLIQPFF; this is translated from the coding sequence ATGATCCTGTCCCTGATACTCATCGTCCTCCTGTCCTGGGCCATCGACTACATCAACGGCTTCCACGACACGGCCAACGCCATCGCCACCGTCGTCTCCACCGGCGTCCTCTCCGCCCGGAACGCCATCGTCATGGCCGCCATCCTCAACTTCGGCGGCGCCCTCCTGGGCACGCACGTGGCCACGACCATCGCCAAGGGCATCGCGGACGCCCAGTTCGTCGTGCCCCAGGTCATCATCGCCGCCCTGGTGGCCTCCATCTTCTGGGGCCTGCTCACCTGGTACTTCGGCATCCCCTCCAGCACCAGCCACAGCCTCATGGGCGGGCTCGCCGGGGCCGTGGTCGCCCACGCCGGCTGGCATTCCCTCCACTGGACCAAGCTGGAGGAGATCGCGGCCTTCATCGTCATCTCCCCCGTCCTGGGCTTCTTCATGGGCATGATCCTCATCGTGGTGATCCTCTGGATCTTCCGCCGGGTCTCCCAGAACCGCGTCAACGTCATGTTCCGCAAGCTCCAGCTGGTCTCCGCCAGCGCCATGGCCTTCACCCACGGCCAGAACGACGCCCAGAAGGCCATGGGGATCATCTGCCTGGCCCTGATCATCTACGGCAAGCTCCACGTGGCCCCCGGCCACGCCATGGTGGTGCCGCTCTGGGTCAAGATCGGGTGCGCGACCATGATGGCCCTGGGCACCGCCAGCGGCGGCTGGAAGATCATCAAGACCATGGGCAGCAAGATCGTGAAGCTCCGGCCCATCCACGGCTTCGCCGCGGAGACCGCCGCCGCCATCGTCCTCTTCACCACCGCCCACTTCGGCATCCCCGTCTCCACCACCCACAGCATCACGGGCGCCATCATGGGCGTCGGCGCCAGCATGAACGCCTCCGCCGTGCGCTGGGGCGTGGCCGGCAACATCATGGTGGCCTGGGTCCTGACCATCCCCGCCTCCGCCCTGGCCGCCGCCGGCTGCTTCAAGCTGATCCAGCCCTTCTTCTGA
- a CDS encoding DUF47 domain-containing protein, translated as MSLNSLISWLKPREFVFFDLLEASADNLTEAARFFTSEFKSRQTPGEWVAMRRKMKDFEHAGDEITHQIVDRLNRTFVTPIEREDILHLAHALDDVVDCLDGVCERMILYKITHVMPLAIELGKLMQAGAEELRPLIGHLRNLSDEKTISRRILSCNELENQADAVFHAALAEIFENPKDPIELIKWKEILALLEDATDRIELVSKVVGSTVMRNA; from the coding sequence ATGTCCCTGAATTCGCTCATCAGCTGGCTTAAGCCCCGGGAATTCGTCTTTTTCGATCTCCTGGAGGCCTCCGCCGACAACCTCACGGAGGCTGCTCGCTTTTTTACCAGCGAATTCAAGTCCCGCCAGACTCCCGGCGAGTGGGTGGCCATGCGCCGGAAGATGAAGGATTTCGAGCATGCGGGCGATGAGATCACCCACCAGATCGTGGACCGCCTGAACCGCACCTTCGTCACGCCCATCGAGCGGGAGGACATCCTCCACCTGGCCCACGCCCTGGACGACGTGGTCGACTGCCTGGACGGTGTCTGCGAGCGGATGATCCTCTACAAGATCACCCACGTGATGCCCCTGGCCATCGAACTGGGCAAGCTCATGCAGGCCGGCGCCGAGGAGCTGCGGCCCCTCATCGGCCACCTGCGGAACCTGAGCGACGAGAAGACCATCAGCCGGCGGATCCTCAGCTGCAACGAGCTGGAGAACCAGGCCGACGCCGTCTTCCACGCGGCCCTCGCCGAGATCTTCGAGAACCCCAAGGATCCCATCGAGCTCATCAAGTGGAAGGAGATCCTGGCCCTCCTCGAGGACGCCACGGACCGCATCGAGCTCGTCTCGAAGGTGGTGGGCTCCACCGTCATGCGCAACGCCTGA
- a CDS encoding response regulator transcription factor: MPHLLLLEDDADIRLGLEEHLRREGFSVSGFGTGKEAMRHLAHGSAGTTARPDVVLLDLTLPDVDGLDVLRMIRADAKLRALPVVLVTARNEEIDRVLGLELGADDYISKPYSSRELVARIRAILRRASFLAPGEKPQHLTFGPISVDLDQHIARVDGTALELTRREFELLAYFLQNPRRVLSREKILQQVWGLEYLGESRTIDAHVRRVRAKLGEAASLIETVVGVGYRMGSVDA; this comes from the coding sequence ATGCCCCACCTCCTCCTGCTCGAAGACGACGCCGACATCCGCCTGGGCCTCGAGGAGCACCTCCGCCGGGAGGGCTTCTCCGTCAGCGGCTTCGGCACCGGGAAGGAGGCCATGCGCCATCTCGCCCACGGGTCGGCCGGCACCACGGCCCGCCCCGACGTCGTCCTCCTGGACCTGACCCTCCCGGACGTGGACGGGCTGGACGTGCTCCGCATGATCCGCGCCGACGCCAAGCTGCGCGCCCTGCCCGTGGTCCTGGTGACCGCCCGCAACGAGGAGATCGACCGGGTGCTGGGCCTGGAGCTGGGCGCCGACGACTACATCTCCAAGCCCTACTCCAGCCGGGAACTGGTCGCCCGGATCCGGGCCATCCTCCGCCGGGCCTCCTTCCTCGCCCCCGGCGAGAAGCCCCAGCACCTGACCTTCGGGCCCATCTCCGTGGACCTCGACCAGCACATCGCCCGGGTGGACGGGACGGCCCTGGAGCTGACCCGGCGGGAATTCGAGCTGCTGGCCTACTTCCTCCAGAACCCCCGCCGGGTCCTGAGCCGGGAGAAGATCCTCCAGCAGGTGTGGGGCCTGGAATACCTGGGCGAGAGCCGCACCATCGACGCCCACGTGCGCCGGGTGCGCGCCAAGCTGGGCGAGGCCGCCTCCCTCATCGAGACGGTGGTGGGCGTCGGCTACCGCATGGGGAGCGTCGACGCCTGA
- the phoU gene encoding phosphate signaling complex protein PhoU, which translates to MARHFDNELRDLKFSLLAMAGQVEEMIGLTQEALIERSDAKARQVNELDKKVDELELRLDQACIDLLALRAPFASDLRLIASTLKIVPELERIGDHCTNIARRALILNPMPPLDLGGNLRRLGEETAVMVRRAVDAFVNGDAEMARSVIEADDSVDGLYIQINRDLLKVMKEDPASIERASHLIIVLKNWERIADQATNIAEEVLFIIGGVNVKHPYLQANPEPES; encoded by the coding sequence ATGGCCAGGCACTTCGACAACGAGCTCAGGGACCTCAAGTTCAGCCTCCTGGCCATGGCCGGGCAGGTGGAGGAGATGATCGGCCTCACCCAGGAGGCGCTCATCGAGCGCAGCGACGCCAAGGCCCGCCAGGTGAACGAGCTGGACAAGAAGGTGGACGAGCTCGAGCTCCGCCTGGACCAGGCCTGCATCGACCTCCTGGCCCTCCGCGCGCCCTTCGCCTCCGACCTGCGCCTCATCGCCTCCACCCTCAAGATCGTGCCGGAGCTGGAGCGGATCGGGGACCACTGCACCAACATCGCCCGCCGGGCCCTCATCCTGAACCCCATGCCCCCCCTGGACCTGGGCGGCAACCTGCGGCGGCTCGGGGAGGAGACGGCCGTCATGGTCCGCCGGGCCGTGGACGCCTTCGTCAACGGGGACGCGGAGATGGCCCGGTCGGTCATCGAGGCGGACGACTCCGTGGACGGCCTCTACATCCAGATCAACCGGGACCTGCTGAAGGTCATGAAGGAGGATCCCGCTTCCATCGAGCGGGCCAGCCACCTCATCATCGTCCTGAAGAACTGGGAACGGATTGCCGACCAGGCCACCAACATCGCCGAGGAGGTCCTCTTCATCATCGGCGGCGTGAACGTCAAGCATCCCTACCTCCAGGCGAACCCCGAACCGGAATCCTGA
- the pstB gene encoding phosphate ABC transporter ATP-binding protein PstB, whose translation MTEFDPQPAVPEPLPAGAPASPGGPPVVQAAPKVSEVPLTDTAVLSAPPLVRIQDLNLFYGGKQALFDINLDVREHSVMALIGPSGCGKSTLLRCINRMNDLIGNVRIEGSVTVGEDDVYAPGVDVISLRKRMGMVFQKSNPFPKSIYENVAYGLRIQGVKDRSVLDEAVERSLIASGLWNEVKDRLKDSALGLSGGQQQRLCIARALAVKPEVLLMDEPCSALDPLATSRIEELIFELKRNFTIVIVTHNMQQAARVSDFTAFFWMGKLIETGLTEKVFTNPVARMTEDYISGRFG comes from the coding sequence ATGACGGAATTCGACCCCCAACCTGCCGTGCCGGAGCCCCTCCCGGCCGGAGCCCCGGCCTCGCCAGGGGGTCCGCCGGTGGTCCAGGCGGCCCCCAAGGTCAGCGAGGTGCCCCTCACCGACACCGCGGTGCTCAGCGCCCCGCCCCTGGTGCGCATCCAGGACCTCAACCTGTTCTACGGCGGGAAGCAGGCCCTGTTCGACATCAACCTGGACGTCCGGGAGCACTCGGTGATGGCCCTCATCGGCCCCTCCGGCTGCGGCAAGAGCACGCTGCTGCGGTGCATCAACCGCATGAACGACCTGATCGGCAACGTGCGCATCGAAGGCAGCGTCACGGTGGGCGAGGACGACGTCTACGCGCCGGGGGTGGACGTCATCTCCCTCCGCAAGCGCATGGGGATGGTGTTCCAGAAGTCCAACCCCTTCCCCAAGAGCATCTACGAGAACGTGGCCTACGGGCTGCGCATCCAGGGGGTCAAGGACCGGTCCGTCCTGGACGAGGCGGTGGAGCGCAGCCTGATCGCCTCCGGCCTCTGGAACGAGGTGAAGGACCGGCTCAAGGACAGCGCCCTCGGCCTCTCCGGCGGCCAGCAGCAGCGCCTCTGCATCGCCCGGGCCCTGGCGGTGAAGCCCGAGGTGCTGCTCATGGACGAGCCCTGCTCGGCCCTGGACCCCCTGGCCACGAGCCGCATCGAGGAGCTGATCTTCGAGCTGAAGCGGAATTTCACCATTGTCATCGTGACCCACAACATGCAGCAGGCGGCCCGGGTCAGTGACTTCACCGCGTTCTTCTGGATGGGTAAACTCATCGAGACCGGCCTGACCGAGAAGGTCTTCACCAACCCGGTGGCACGCATGACCGAGGATTACATCAGCGGGAGATTCGGTTGA